From Balearica regulorum gibbericeps isolate bBalReg1 chromosome 13, bBalReg1.pri, whole genome shotgun sequence, a single genomic window includes:
- the LOC104640201 gene encoding uncharacterized protein LOC104640201 isoform X1 translates to MGELHIRSVLVTGANRGIGLGLVQHFLGMPNPPEWVFAACRDPKGQRAQELQNLASKHPNLVIVPLEVTDPASIKAAAARVGEQLGGSGLNLLINNAGIAKANSLDNETLEDMTQVYTTNTVAPLLLGQAFLPLLKKAAQGSPGSALSCSKAAIVNMSSSAGSIEDVYLWHFGHVVSYRCSKAALNMLTKCQSLGYREHGVLCVALHPGWVQTDMGGSGSQKVRELLAKVWKNLFIWESKACCGLDSLRLAGLWGSSLADTLSWRHMREGDERRKNSSCPVLASPCSLQRAPSPEQ, encoded by the exons ATGGGAGAACTTCACATCCGCTCCGTTCTGGTGACTGGGGCCAACCGGGGAATCGGCCTGGGGCTCGTCCAGCATTTCCTGGGGATGCCGAACCCACCCGAGTGGGTGTTTGCGGCTTGTCGGGACCCCAAGGGACAGCGAGCGCAG GAGTTACAGAATTTGGCCTCCAAGCACCCCAACCTGGTCATCGTCCCACTCG aaGTCACCGACCCCGCCAGCATCAAGGCGGCTGCAGCCAGAGTCGGGGAGCAGCTGGGGGGCTCGGGGCTGAACCTCCTCATCAACAATGCTGGAATTGCAAAGGCAAACTCACTTGATAATGAGACGCTGGAGGACATGACCCAGGTTTACACCACCAACACAGTTGCACCCCTGCTGCTGGGCCAG GCGTTCCTGCCCCTGCTGAAGAAGGCTGCCCAGGGGAGCCCGGGCTCAGCACTGAGCTGCAGCAAGGCGGCCATTGTCAACATGTCCAGCTCTGCGGGCTCCATTGAGGATGTCTATTTATGGCATTTTGGACATGTTGTTTCATACCGCTGCAGCAAG GCTGCTCTGAACATGCTGACCAAGTGCCAGTCCCTGGGGTACCGGGAGCACGGCGTCCTCTGCGTTGCTCTGCACCCCGGCTGGGTGCAAACCGACATGGGGGGCTCAGGATCACAGAAGGTAAGAGAGCTTCTGGCCAAGGTCTGGAAGAACCTTTTTATTTGGGAAAGCAAAGCTTGCTGTGGGTTGGACAGTCTCAGACTTGCTGGGCTCTGGGGAAGCTCTTTGGCAGATACCCTGAGCTGGAGGCACATGAGGGAAGGAGATGAGAGACGGAAAAACTCTTCTTGCCCTGTGCTGGCCTCTCCTTGCTCACTCCAGAGAGCCCCAAGCCCTGAGCAGTGA
- the LOC104640201 gene encoding C-signal isoform X2: protein MGELHIRSVLVTGANRGIGLGLVQHFLGMPNPPEWVFAACRDPKGQRAQELQNLASKHPNLVIVPLEVTDPASIKAAAARVGEQLGGSGLNLLINNAGIAKANSLDNETLEDMTQVYTTNTVAPLLLGQAFLPLLKKAAQGSPGSALSCSKAAIVNMSSSAGSIEDVYLWHFGHVVSYRCSKAALNMLTKCQSLGYREHGVLCVALHPGWVQTDMGGSGSQKPPVTVDESVRGMLKVLSSLSEKETGTFLDWEGKVVPW from the exons ATGGGAGAACTTCACATCCGCTCCGTTCTGGTGACTGGGGCCAACCGGGGAATCGGCCTGGGGCTCGTCCAGCATTTCCTGGGGATGCCGAACCCACCCGAGTGGGTGTTTGCGGCTTGTCGGGACCCCAAGGGACAGCGAGCGCAG GAGTTACAGAATTTGGCCTCCAAGCACCCCAACCTGGTCATCGTCCCACTCG aaGTCACCGACCCCGCCAGCATCAAGGCGGCTGCAGCCAGAGTCGGGGAGCAGCTGGGGGGCTCGGGGCTGAACCTCCTCATCAACAATGCTGGAATTGCAAAGGCAAACTCACTTGATAATGAGACGCTGGAGGACATGACCCAGGTTTACACCACCAACACAGTTGCACCCCTGCTGCTGGGCCAG GCGTTCCTGCCCCTGCTGAAGAAGGCTGCCCAGGGGAGCCCGGGCTCAGCACTGAGCTGCAGCAAGGCGGCCATTGTCAACATGTCCAGCTCTGCGGGCTCCATTGAGGATGTCTATTTATGGCATTTTGGACATGTTGTTTCATACCGCTGCAGCAAG GCTGCTCTGAACATGCTGACCAAGTGCCAGTCCCTGGGGTACCGGGAGCACGGCGTCCTCTGCGTTGCTCTGCACCCCGGCTGGGTGCAAACCGACATGGGGGGCTCAGGATCACAGAAG ccccccgtgACAGTGGATGAGAGCGTGCGAGGGATGCTGAAAgtgctctcctccctctctgagaaggagacTGGGACCTTCCTGGACTGGGAGGGGAAGGTCGTGCCCTGGTGA
- the LOC104635351 gene encoding C-signal, with amino-acid sequence MAAVRARTVLLTGSNRGIGLELVKQLLGAPRPPAWIFATCRDPEGPRAQELRDLASKHPNLVLVKLDVANPSAVTDAAKIVEGKLNGTGLNLLINNAAIYTPAASLETVDAEEMIRTYKTNAVGPMLVAQAFLPLLKKAARESTEKGLSCNKAAIINISTVMGSIEKTAESFFKPVISYRCSKAALNMLTKCQALTYGEAGILCVALHPGWVKTDMGSQEADLTVDTSVRGLLSVLPILSEKHSGTLLNWEGKAIPW; translated from the exons ATGGCGGCGGTGCGGGCGCGTACGGTGCTGCTGACCGGCTCCAACCGCGGCATCGGGCTGGAGCTGGTGAAACAGCTGCTGGGGGCACCGCGACCACCCGCCTGGATCTTCGCGACGTGCCGGGACCCCGAGGGACCGCGGGCTCAG GAGCTGAGAGATCTGGCATCCAAACACCCAAACCTGGTTCTTGTGAAGCTGG ATGTTGCAAATCCCTCAGCCGTTACCGATGCAGCGAAGATCGTGGAGGGGAAGTTGAACGGCACGGGTTTGAACCTGCTGATAAACAATGCTGCCATCTACACCCCGGCGGCATCGCTGGAGACGGTGGATGCTGAAGAGATGATAAGGACGTACAAGACCAATGCGGTGGGACCAATGCTGGTGGCCCAG GCGTTCCTGCCCCTGCTGAAGAAAGCTGCCCGGGAGAGCACGGAAAAGGGACTGAGTTGTAACAAGGCAGCCATCATCAACATCTCCACTGTCATGGGGTCCATCGAGAAAACTGCCGAGTCCTTCTTCAAGCCTGTCATCTCCTACCGCTGCAGCAAG gCTGCCCTCAACATGCTCACCAAGTGCCAGGCTCTGACCTACGGGGAAGCCGGGATCCTCTGCGTGGCACTTCACCCCGGCTGGGTGAAAACCGACATGGGCAGCCAGGAG GCTGACCTGACGGTGGACACAAGCGTGCGGGGGCTGCTGTCCGTACTGCCGATCCTCTCTGAGAAACACAGCGGGACCCTGCTCAACTGGGAAGGTAAAGCTATTCCTTGGTGA
- the LOC104640201 gene encoding uncharacterized protein LOC104640201 isoform X3, translated as MGELHIRSVLVTGANRGIGLGLVQHFLGMPNPPEWVFAACRDPKGQRAQELQNLASKHPNLVIVPLEVTDPASIKAAAARVGEQLGGSGLNLLINNAGIAKANSLDNETLEDMTQVYTTNTVAPLLLGQAFLPLLKKAAQGSPGSALSCSKAAIVNMSSSAGSIEDVYLWHFGHVVSYRCSKPPVTVDESVRGMLKVLSSLSEKETGTFLDWEGKVVPW; from the exons ATGGGAGAACTTCACATCCGCTCCGTTCTGGTGACTGGGGCCAACCGGGGAATCGGCCTGGGGCTCGTCCAGCATTTCCTGGGGATGCCGAACCCACCCGAGTGGGTGTTTGCGGCTTGTCGGGACCCCAAGGGACAGCGAGCGCAG GAGTTACAGAATTTGGCCTCCAAGCACCCCAACCTGGTCATCGTCCCACTCG aaGTCACCGACCCCGCCAGCATCAAGGCGGCTGCAGCCAGAGTCGGGGAGCAGCTGGGGGGCTCGGGGCTGAACCTCCTCATCAACAATGCTGGAATTGCAAAGGCAAACTCACTTGATAATGAGACGCTGGAGGACATGACCCAGGTTTACACCACCAACACAGTTGCACCCCTGCTGCTGGGCCAG GCGTTCCTGCCCCTGCTGAAGAAGGCTGCCCAGGGGAGCCCGGGCTCAGCACTGAGCTGCAGCAAGGCGGCCATTGTCAACATGTCCAGCTCTGCGGGCTCCATTGAGGATGTCTATTTATGGCATTTTGGACATGTTGTTTCATACCGCTGCAGCAAG ccccccgtgACAGTGGATGAGAGCGTGCGAGGGATGCTGAAAgtgctctcctccctctctgagaaggagacTGGGACCTTCCTGGACTGGGAGGGGAAGGTCGTGCCCTGGTGA